One window of the Salminus brasiliensis chromosome 1, fSalBra1.hap2, whole genome shotgun sequence genome contains the following:
- the dnmt3aa gene encoding DNA (cytosine-5-)-methyltransferase 3 alpha a isoform X9 translates to MADQSGEDAQKEEQPAISLPPTPTPQTPPPQQQHTDPASPTVATTPDPAPVTCSNKSLRRSCEAEQEYEDGRGFGIGVLVWGKLRGFSWWPGRIVSWWITGRSRAAEGTRWVMWFGDGKFSVVCVEKLLPLSSFSTAFHQPTYSKQPMYRRAIFEVLQTASTRASKLFPVCVSNDDTDSRKNIELLTREMIEWASAGFLPTGAKGLEPPPAERSPYTEVYPEMWVEPEAAAYTAPKKPRKTSVEKPKIKEIIDEGTRERLVYEVRQKCRNIEDMCISCGSLNVSLEHPLFVGAMCQSCKNCFLECAYQYDDDGYQSYCTICCGGREVLMCGNNNCCRCFCVECVDLLVGTGSAQAAIREDPWNCYMCGSRNVFGLLRRRDDWTSRLQLFFANNHDQDFEPPKLYTPVVAEKRQPIRVLSLFDGIATGLLVLKDLGIQVDRYVASEVCEDSITVGMVRHQGRIIYVGDVRNVTRKHIQEWGPFDLVIGGSPCNDLSIVNPARKGLYEGTGRLFFEFYRLLHEARPKEGDDRPFFWLFENVVAMGVSDKRDISRFLECNPVMIDAKEVSAAHRARYFWGNLPGMNRPLSAMANDRLDLQDCLEHGRTAKFDKLRTITTRSNSIKQGKDQHFPVYMNNKEDILWCTEMERVFGFPVHYTDVSNMSRLARQRLLGRSWSVPVIRHLFAPLKEYFACL, encoded by the exons ATGGCTGACCAGTCAGGAGAAGATGCTCAAAAGGAGGAGCAGCCGGCCATCAGTCTCCCGCCCACTCCCACCCCGCAGACTCCACCCCCTCAGCAGCAGCACACAGACCCCGCGTCTCCCACCGTCGCCACGACGCCCGACCCTGCCCCCGTCACCTGCAGCAACAAAAGCCTGCGCAGGTCTTGTGAGGCGGAGCAAGAGTATGAG gatgGTCGTGGGTTTGGAATCGGTGTTCTGGTCTGGGGGAAGCTGCGAGGCTTCTCCTGGTGGCCAGGCCGCATCGTATCCTGGTGGATCACAGGGCGAAGTCGAGCTGCAGAGGGAACCCGATGGGTCATGTGGTTTGGAGATGGAAAATTCTCTGTG GTGTGTGTAGAAAAACTGTTGCCTTTGAGTTCATTTTCTACTGCCTTTCATCAGCCTACCTACAGCAAACAGCCCATGTACAGGAGAGCTATCTTCGAGGTGCTACAA ACAGCCAGTACACGGGCTAGTAAGCtgtttccagtgtgtgtgtccaaTGACGACACTGACTCAAGGAAGAATATAGAACTGTTGACCAGAGAGATGATCGAGTGGGCCAGTGCAGGATTCCTTCCAACCGGGGCTAAGGGCCTGGAGCCCCCACCAG ctgaGCGGAGTCCCTACACTGAGGTGTACCCGGAGATGTGGGTGGAACCAGAAGCTGCAGCTTACACAGCCCCTAAGAAACCCAGGAAAACCAGTGTTGAGAAACCCAAAATCAAAGAGATCATAGATGAAGGGACTAGAG AGAGACTGGTGTATGAGGTGCGTCAGAAGTGCCGGAATATTGAAG ATATGTGCATATCCTGTGGAAGTCTAAACGTGTCACTCGAACATCCACTCTTCGTTGGAGCCATGTGCCAGAGCTGCAAG AACTGCTTCCTGGAGTGCGCATATCAGTATGATGACGATGGCTATCAGTCCTACTGCACCATCTGCTGCGGTGGAAGAGAGGTGCTTATGTGTGGGAACAACAATTGCTGCAG gtgCTTCTGTGTGGAGTGTGTAGATCTGCTGGTGGGTACTGGTTCTGCGCAAGCTGCAATCAGAGAGGACCCGTGGAACTGCTACATGTGCGGCAGTAGGAACGTGTTTGGGCTGCTGCGGCGCAGAGACGACTGGACATCACGCCTTCAGCTGTTCTTCGCCAACAACCATGACCAGGACTTT gAACCTCCTAAACTCTACACTCCTGTAGTTGCAGAGaagaggcagccaatcagagtgctCTCTCTGTTTGATGGCATTGCTACAG GTTTACTGGTGCTAAAGGACCTGGGGATCCAGGTGGATCGTTATGTGGCGTCGGAGGTGTGTGAGGATTCCATCACCGTGGGTATGGTGCGGCACCAGGGACGCATTATCTACGTGGGGGACGTTCGCAACGTCACACGCAAACAC ATTCAGGAATGGGGTCCCTTTGATCTTGTCATTGGTGGAAGCCCCTGTAACGATCTCTCCATCGTCAACCCAGCCAGGAAAGGACTCTATG AGGGCACTGGACGTTTGTTTTTTGAGTTCTATCGGCTGCTGCATGAGGCTCGTCCAAAAGAGGGAGATGACAGGCCGTTCTTCTGGCTTTTTGAGAACGTTGTCGCGATGGGAGTTAGTGACAAGAGAGACATCTCACGCTTCCTCgag TGCAATCCAGTAATGATTGACGCCAAAGAGGTGTCCGCTGCCCACCGTGCCCGCTACTTCTGGGGCAATCTACCTGGAATGAACAG GCCATTGTCTGCCATGGCGAATGATAGGCTTGACCTGCAAGACTGTCTGGAACATGGCCGCACAGCCAAG TTTGATAAGTTGAGAACCATCACCACTCGCTCCAACTCCATCAAGCAGGGCAAAGACCAGCACTTCCCCGTCTACATGAACAACAAGGAGGACATCCTTTGGTGCACTGAGATGGAGAG GGTGTTTGGTTTTCCTGTCCATTACACAGATGTGTCAAACATGAGTCGTCTGGCCAGGCAAAGGCTGCTGGGAAGGTCATGGAGTGTCCCCGTCATCCGGCACCTCTTTGCTCCACTGAAGGAATACTTTGCCTGTCTTTAA